A window from Caldivirga sp. encodes these proteins:
- a CDS encoding glycosyltransferase, whose protein sequence is MNAALALITKNGSRKGAVFKMMMESTLQIPYKSIILIDDSDDDKTMLTVKDFADSHGKELYVTKSRPYNYHTSTRATGRQTAIDLFLDNFSEDVLIQLDDDVVLRDGWWNEALHAFTDNRIGMFYGVTYDVNSIEEINLSHVAIDGKRLRAFLTTFLERGRTNDIALRRNALKTIRERFGIIPPELHLYEDAWLMRAFQCSGWGIFIGFTGAIQHDPVKMNQVTKGIMNASVDIKYIKIASRYGIIMSVNVTDDAVRLLSPIVLIPILAIKRMRDYGFLRGLNMAITESYVKLLYKYAKIRGSLGFSCDKLRYLG, encoded by the coding sequence ATGAACGCTGCATTAGCCTTAATTACTAAGAACGGTAGCCGAAAGGGAGCTGTTTTCAAGATGATGATGGAGTCAACCCTACAGATACCCTACAAGTCCATTATACTCATTGATGATAGTGACGATGATAAAACCATGCTTACCGTTAAGGATTTCGCTGATTCACATGGAAAGGAGCTTTATGTCACCAAGTCAAGACCATACAATTACCATACATCAACCAGAGCTACTGGTAGGCAGACGGCAATAGACTTGTTCCTAGATAACTTCAGTGAAGATGTGCTTATTCAGCTTGATGATGATGTGGTTTTAAGAGATGGATGGTGGAACGAGGCCCTGCATGCCTTTACTGATAATAGAATTGGAATGTTCTACGGCGTAACCTATGATGTGAATAGCATTGAGGAAATTAACCTAAGCCACGTAGCCATTGATGGTAAAAGACTCAGGGCCTTCTTAACAACATTTCTAGAAAGGGGGAGGACGAATGATATAGCCTTAAGGAGGAATGCCCTAAAGACCATTAGGGAGAGATTTGGAATAATTCCACCAGAGCTGCATCTTTACGAGGATGCATGGCTAATGAGGGCTTTCCAATGCTCAGGCTGGGGTATTTTCATTGGATTCACTGGGGCAATTCAACATGACCCTGTGAAAATGAACCAAGTAACTAAGGGCATTATGAATGCTTCAGTCGATATTAAGTACATTAAAATAGCGTCAAGGTATGGCATAATCATGTCAGTTAATGTAACTGATGATGCTGTGAGGTTATTGTCACCAATAGTGTTAATACCCATCTTAGCGATTAAGAGAATGAGGGATTATGGTTTCCTAAGAGGCTTAAATATGGCAATTACGGAAAGTTACGTGAAATTACTCTATAAGTATGCTAAGATAAGGGGAAGTTTAGGTTTCTCATGCGATAAACTAAGATACTTGGGTTAA
- a CDS encoding glycoside hydrolase family 15 protein — protein sequence MKLIGKVAIAVILVALVISVVVLTHIRSHGTAVSLNLGNCTFSGLVNPMLPYDMPPSASYLLLSNWANMSSLISTGFPIFGLSQSGGLVTMPTSLRWLMVKGIGLINVSLYVENLGNVHDSYLTLNNTVVVRGVNGWVEFMMPPYANAILIIQNSTVPLSYIIETIGNYSYGPIKDGVVIIGKPNITIYSPGASFSISVTGKSIQVLVKTSGFNYIELTINNYPTPLQYLLRMNNERVRSWLMESRRPNLSGCLLNEYYLSLLLIKDSQSPVTGGFAASPEPIYLYTWVRDSSFAAMALQESGHYGSAAEYWLWMAKVQNNSGTWFTRYSFFNGDPDYGYGIPEYDSVGLFQIGIYQYYKLTHNESFIGAVIPALNKSLNWEYRAINNNGLIPQDLSIWEDLYAYNFWTQAVDLDGLVASYMLYSELGYNASWIITMISKLNNTLQHDFYVNGCYVRALEPSEVYYQGKTRLILVPSSVIYDSSIILPIDFGLLNPSSNRAVKAVDCVISNLWNSKVGGLARYSNDVYHYAAYLYDSSGENPPWVITTLFLALYYEEVGNYTASLNLLNWAVNHSEYGLLPEAIDPSYGNPLPSTSPLIWSASMYVLTALNYNQTSISNN from the coding sequence ATGAAATTAATCGGTAAAGTTGCGATTGCAGTCATACTGGTGGCACTAGTAATCAGTGTTGTAGTATTAACTCACATTAGAAGTCATGGCACTGCAGTAAGCTTAAATCTAGGTAACTGTACCTTTTCTGGTTTAGTTAACCCAATGCTCCCATATGACATGCCTCCATCAGCTTCATACCTACTACTCAGTAATTGGGCAAACATGAGCAGCCTCATATCCACTGGTTTCCCCATTTTTGGGTTGAGCCAAAGCGGTGGATTAGTAACAATGCCTACGTCATTAAGGTGGCTTATGGTTAAGGGGATAGGGTTAATTAACGTAAGTCTATATGTTGAGAACCTCGGTAATGTTCATGATTCTTACCTCACGTTAAACAATACTGTAGTTGTAAGGGGTGTTAATGGGTGGGTGGAATTCATGATGCCTCCATACGCTAACGCAATTTTAATCATTCAAAACTCAACAGTGCCGTTAAGCTATATTATTGAGACTATAGGTAATTATAGTTATGGACCAATTAAAGATGGTGTAGTAATCATTGGTAAACCAAACATAACGATCTACTCGCCTGGCGCATCATTCAGCATTAGTGTGACGGGTAAGTCGATTCAGGTTCTTGTGAAGACCAGTGGATTTAATTACATTGAGCTAACGATTAACAATTATCCTACTCCTCTTCAATACTTATTGAGGATGAATAATGAGAGAGTTAGATCATGGCTCATGGAATCAAGAAGACCTAACCTAAGTGGTTGTCTACTTAATGAATATTACTTAAGCCTACTCTTAATTAAGGATTCCCAAAGCCCAGTGACGGGAGGGTTCGCTGCATCGCCTGAACCAATTTACCTATACACTTGGGTTAGGGACTCTTCCTTCGCTGCAATGGCCCTTCAGGAATCTGGTCATTATGGTTCTGCGGCAGAATACTGGTTATGGATGGCTAAGGTTCAGAACAATTCAGGAACCTGGTTTACCAGGTATAGTTTCTTCAATGGTGACCCTGATTATGGGTATGGTATACCAGAGTATGATAGCGTTGGGTTATTTCAAATAGGGATTTACCAATACTATAAGTTAACCCACAATGAATCCTTCATAGGTGCTGTAATACCAGCATTAAATAAGTCATTAAATTGGGAATACAGGGCCATTAATAATAATGGTTTAATACCACAGGATTTAAGTATATGGGAGGACTTATACGCCTACAATTTCTGGACTCAGGCAGTGGATTTAGATGGATTAGTTGCATCATATATGTTGTACAGTGAATTGGGGTATAACGCATCGTGGATCATCACAATGATTAGTAAATTAAATAACACGCTGCAACATGACTTTTACGTTAATGGCTGTTATGTTAGGGCGTTAGAACCAAGTGAAGTCTATTATCAAGGTAAGACACGGCTTATATTAGTGCCGAGTAGTGTGATTTACGATTCATCAATCATACTACCCATTGACTTTGGACTACTAAACCCCTCAAGTAATAGGGCAGTTAAGGCTGTTGATTGCGTCATTAGTAATTTGTGGAATAGTAAAGTAGGTGGGTTAGCTAGGTACAGTAATGATGTATACCACTATGCGGCTTACCTTTACGATAGTAGTGGGGAAAACCCACCCTGGGTAATAACCACACTCTTCCTAGCACTCTACTATGAGGAGGTAGGTAACTACACAGCTTCATTAAATTTACTTAATTGGGCCGTTAACCACTCTGAGTATGGTTTACTACCTGAGGCTATTGATCCAAGTTACGGTAACCCACTTCCTTCAACATCCCCCTTGATTTGGTCAGCTTCAATGTACGTATTAACTGCGCTTAATTATAATCAAACCAGTATTAGCAATAATTGA
- a CDS encoding pantetheine-phosphate adenylyltransferase codes for MLRLHKLALGGTFDTIHSGHIMILYTAVKYGERILIGVTSDEFAQSYKSYKVKSFEDRVNALLTMLTRELQVDKDKVIISKINDPYGPAVSDNSIDGIVVSLETLPRAFEINNIRVKNGLDPLVIISIPIIKDGYGVKLSSTLIRSKLREK; via the coding sequence ATGTTAAGGCTACATAAGCTTGCATTAGGTGGTACATTTGATACAATACACAGTGGACACATTATGATACTTTACACTGCCGTTAAGTACGGCGAAAGGATACTTATTGGTGTTACTAGTGATGAATTCGCGCAATCATATAAATCATATAAGGTTAAGTCATTTGAAGATAGGGTTAATGCCCTATTAACGATGCTAACCAGGGAACTGCAGGTTGATAAGGATAAGGTAATTATCTCAAAGATAAATGATCCATATGGACCTGCGGTATCTGATAATAGTATAGATGGTATAGTTGTTAGCCTAGAAACATTACCTAGGGCATTTGAGATAAATAACATAAGGGTTAAAAATGGGTTAGATCCATTAGTAATCATATCAATACCAATCATTAAAGATGGTTATGGAGTAAAACTTTCAAGCACATTAATAAGGAGTAAATTAAGGGAAAAGTGA
- a CDS encoding LSm family protein has product MASRCMKFVQDELSSVVGSMVLVKLRDGTTIRGTLKNYDQHMNLLLDNTEEIIDPKTSIKRGMVVIRGDTVLFVSPITT; this is encoded by the coding sequence ATGGCGAGTAGGTGTATGAAGTTCGTTCAAGACGAGCTAAGCTCCGTGGTGGGAAGCATGGTGCTGGTTAAGTTGAGGGATGGTACTACAATAAGGGGGACCCTGAAGAACTATGACCAGCACATGAATCTGCTACTGGACAATACTGAGGAGATAATAGACCCTAAGACATCAATTAAGAGGGGTATGGTTGTAATAAGGGGTGATACTGTGCTTTTCGTATCGCCAATAACAACGTAA
- a CDS encoding diphthine--ammonia ligase, with protein sequence MRPVCVLFSGGKDSTYAVHWALMHGFDVKCLVTLMPGREDSWMFHRPAVEYTRLQAEAMGIRQIIDTTSGVRGEELDDLRRILKRAIDECEVTGVVTGALLSDYQRMNINMVSEELKIRVYSPLWRKNQARYLMELHESGLRFMLTSIDAYGLDSRLLGKVLDKADLEYIIELSQKYGFNPAFEGGEAETFVVDAPLFRKSIKVSGYVKRIGEYSWRFIITDASFKDK encoded by the coding sequence ATGCGACCTGTTTGCGTACTCTTCTCGGGGGGTAAGGATTCAACGTATGCTGTTCACTGGGCTTTAATGCATGGTTTCGATGTTAAGTGCTTGGTTACCTTAATGCCCGGCAGGGAGGATTCCTGGATGTTTCATAGACCAGCCGTCGAGTATACTAGGCTTCAGGCTGAGGCCATGGGGATTAGGCAGATTATTGATACGACTAGTGGAGTTAGGGGTGAGGAATTAGATGACTTAAGGAGGATCCTGAAGAGGGCTATTGATGAGTGTGAAGTTACCGGTGTGGTTACAGGAGCTTTGCTTTCGGATTACCAAAGGATGAACATTAACATGGTTTCTGAGGAGTTAAAAATAAGGGTTTACTCCCCTCTCTGGAGGAAGAATCAGGCTAGGTACCTCATGGAGCTTCATGAATCTGGTTTAAGATTCATGTTGACTTCAATAGACGCCTATGGCCTTGATTCACGACTACTGGGTAAGGTCCTAGATAAGGCTGACTTAGAGTATATTATTGAATTATCGCAGAAGTATGGCTTTAATCCAGCCTTTGAGGGAGGTGAAGCGGAGACTTTCGTTGTTGATGCCCCATTATTTAGGAAAAGCATTAAAGTTAGTGGGTATGTTAAGAGAATAGGGGAGTACTCGTGGAGGTTTATTATTACTGATGCTTCATTTAAAGATAAATAA
- a CDS encoding translation initiation factor IF-2 subunit gamma, giving the protein MQEYTYPDSIVITAGHVDHGKTTVVQALSSEWVARHSEEIKRAMTIKLGYTNVDLYECGGEYPIVPIGILKDGKCPDGSEAKFIRRISILDAPGHEVLLSTMISGISFVDGALMVIDASMQAPQPQTEEHFIALTIMGTKSLIIAQNKVDLVNRDKAIENYMQIRGFIKGTWAEGSPIIPISALHKVNIDALTSTLNNVIKPKVIDLSKPPIMYVLRSFNVNKPGTPPDKLVGGVIGGTLLQGRIRVNDEIEIRPGLKLGDKYMPIRTKVVSIAIGNQLIEEARPGGLVGIGTLLDPALTKADALVGSVVGEPGKLTPVYGSIDIEYHLISRRGVDSSLKVGEPVMVIVGSASVMGIVRSFKGDSASIDLRKGVCTQEGAKLVVIKQVMGRWRIVGWGKLKGGKVLLD; this is encoded by the coding sequence ATGCAGGAATACACTTACCCAGATTCCATAGTAATAACGGCTGGCCATGTTGACCATGGTAAGACAACGGTAGTTCAAGCACTTAGTAGTGAGTGGGTTGCTAGGCATAGTGAGGAGATTAAGAGGGCTATGACGATTAAGTTAGGTTACACTAACGTTGACTTATATGAATGTGGTGGTGAATACCCAATAGTCCCCATTGGCATCCTTAAGGATGGTAAATGCCCGGATGGTTCAGAAGCTAAATTCATTAGGAGAATATCAATACTTGATGCTCCTGGGCATGAAGTCCTACTTTCAACTATGATTAGTGGAATCTCCTTCGTTGATGGTGCATTAATGGTGATTGATGCGTCAATGCAAGCCCCTCAGCCTCAGACTGAGGAGCACTTCATAGCTTTAACCATAATGGGTACTAAGAGCCTTATTATTGCTCAAAATAAAGTAGACTTAGTTAATAGGGATAAGGCTATTGAGAACTACATGCAGATAAGGGGTTTCATAAAGGGTACCTGGGCTGAGGGGTCACCTATAATACCAATATCGGCGCTTCATAAAGTTAACATTGATGCGTTAACCTCAACCTTAAATAACGTAATTAAGCCTAAGGTAATTGACTTAAGTAAGCCACCTATAATGTATGTATTAAGAAGCTTTAATGTAAATAAACCAGGCACACCGCCTGATAAACTAGTGGGTGGTGTAATAGGTGGTACATTACTTCAAGGTAGAATTAGGGTTAATGATGAGATTGAGATTAGGCCAGGCCTTAAGCTTGGGGATAAGTACATGCCGATTAGAACTAAGGTGGTTAGTATTGCTATTGGGAATCAGTTAATTGAGGAGGCAAGGCCAGGTGGATTAGTAGGCATTGGTACACTGCTTGACCCTGCATTAACCAAGGCAGACGCCTTAGTGGGTAGTGTAGTTGGGGAACCAGGTAAGCTCACTCCAGTTTACGGAAGCATTGATATTGAGTATCATTTAATAAGCAGGAGAGGGGTGGATTCATCACTTAAGGTTGGGGAACCAGTAATGGTTATTGTTGGGTCAGCCTCAGTAATGGGTATTGTGAGAAGCTTCAAGGGTGACTCAGCATCAATAGACTTAAGGAAAGGGGTCTGCACTCAGGAGGGGGCTAAGTTAGTTGTAATTAAGCAGGTAATGGGGAGGTGGAGGATAGTTGGTTGGGGTAAATTAAAGGGTGGTAAGGTACTTTTAGACTAG
- a CDS encoding NUDIX hydrolase, which translates to MSRKYPKYPLVGVGAVVINNGKILLVKRANEPGKGKLSIPGGMVNAGEDPGDAVIRELEEETGLKGVVTLLLGVYQYVERDDEGNVKYHFILLDYLVDVKEGSPKASSDAAEVLFIDLKEALNMNVTETTRELINDILSKGVKVCVGSMNIIKLNQPPPF; encoded by the coding sequence GTGAGCAGAAAGTACCCTAAGTATCCTTTAGTTGGCGTTGGCGCTGTAGTGATTAACAATGGTAAAATACTACTGGTTAAGAGGGCTAATGAACCAGGTAAAGGTAAGTTAAGCATACCTGGTGGTATGGTTAATGCAGGTGAGGACCCAGGTGATGCAGTAATCAGGGAACTTGAAGAGGAGACTGGGTTAAAGGGTGTAGTCACCTTACTCCTAGGGGTTTACCAGTATGTTGAGCGTGATGATGAAGGTAACGTTAAGTACCACTTCATACTACTGGATTACCTAGTTGATGTTAAGGAGGGTTCACCTAAGGCATCAAGTGATGCTGCTGAGGTACTGTTCATTGATTTAAAGGAGGCGCTTAACATGAATGTGACGGAAACCACCAGGGAATTGATTAATGATATATTATCCAAGGGGGTTAAGGTATGCGTGGGGTCAATGAACATTATTAAGCTTAACCAACCCCCACCTTTTTAA
- a CDS encoding glutamate--tRNA ligase: protein MESSIRDLALKHALINAVRFNGKADVKAVVSKVFADNPELRSNAKQVVEIVKDVVNYVNSLTLNEQRRILEERWPEALGVKKTTEERRGDVESLPELPDADKLSKLTFRFAPNPDFYLHLGSARPAIVNYAYKLKYAGKGKESSFILRFEDTDPRIKRPLLDAYDAIREDLRWLGVKWDEEYIQSDRMSIYYEHAKRLIEIGGAYVVAKGSGCEPNDWKRLKIEGKPCLTREAESSRNLELFDKMLEGVFNEGEAVVAIKTDLSSPDPSIRDWVAFRVIDTHKYPHPRVGDKYIVWPTYNFAVAIDDHLMGITHVLRAQEHRVNTVKQYYVFKAFGWEQPYTIHFGRLKIEGLKLSKSILKKLNLTKDDVTLPTLAGLRNRGITPEAIWNLILFVGIKDTDATISLKNLYAYNRRVIEPLANRYMFVKNPVKLRLKGVDGIIEAKIPMHPSYPERGIRIIKVMSKEGYAEVYVQASDVKPGLMIRLMGLGNVKINSIKNNEAEADFTGQSVEDAKKGEVPIVQWVPADAVNAEVIIPINVGQITVDNGLVEPTVAKLEQGTVMQFIRYGFVKIMENNKGKLRLVYIHD from the coding sequence GTGGAGAGTAGTATCAGGGATTTAGCCCTTAAGCATGCGTTGATTAATGCAGTTAGGTTTAATGGCAAGGCTGATGTTAAGGCTGTTGTTAGTAAGGTCTTCGCCGATAACCCTGAGTTAAGAAGTAATGCAAAGCAGGTGGTGGAGATAGTTAAGGATGTGGTTAACTACGTTAACTCATTGACGTTAAATGAACAGAGGAGGATACTTGAGGAGAGGTGGCCTGAGGCCTTGGGTGTTAAGAAGACTACTGAGGAGAGGAGGGGTGATGTTGAATCCTTACCTGAATTACCTGATGCTGATAAGTTAAGTAAATTAACATTCAGATTCGCCCCGAACCCAGACTTCTACCTCCATCTAGGCAGTGCCAGGCCAGCTATAGTCAACTATGCCTATAAGCTGAAGTATGCTGGTAAGGGTAAGGAATCCAGTTTTATCCTTAGGTTTGAGGATACTGACCCAAGGATAAAGAGACCACTGTTGGACGCCTATGATGCCATTAGGGAGGATTTAAGGTGGCTTGGTGTTAAATGGGATGAGGAGTATATTCAATCAGACAGAATGAGCATATATTATGAGCATGCTAAGAGGCTCATTGAGATTGGGGGTGCATACGTAGTTGCTAAGGGTAGTGGCTGTGAGCCTAATGATTGGAAGAGGCTGAAGATTGAGGGGAAACCATGCCTAACCAGGGAGGCTGAGTCATCTAGAAACCTTGAGTTATTTGATAAGATGCTTGAGGGAGTATTCAATGAGGGTGAGGCCGTTGTGGCAATTAAGACAGATTTAAGCAGCCCAGACCCCAGTATTAGGGATTGGGTAGCCTTCAGGGTAATAGACACGCATAAGTACCCTCACCCAAGGGTTGGGGATAAGTACATTGTGTGGCCTACATATAACTTCGCCGTGGCTATTGATGACCACTTAATGGGCATTACCCACGTGCTTAGGGCTCAGGAACATAGGGTTAACACTGTCAAGCAGTATTACGTCTTTAAGGCATTTGGTTGGGAGCAGCCGTACACTATACACTTTGGTAGGCTTAAAATAGAGGGATTGAAATTAAGTAAGAGCATACTGAAGAAGCTGAATCTAACTAAGGATGATGTAACATTACCAACTCTGGCTGGTTTAAGGAATAGGGGGATTACCCCAGAGGCCATATGGAACCTAATACTCTTCGTCGGTATTAAGGATACTGATGCAACAATAAGCTTAAAGAACCTTTATGCCTACAATAGACGTGTAATAGAACCATTGGCCAACAGGTACATGTTTGTTAAAAACCCTGTTAAGCTAAGGCTTAAAGGGGTTGATGGCATAATTGAGGCTAAAATACCCATGCATCCCTCATATCCTGAAAGGGGTATTAGGATAATTAAAGTCATGAGTAAGGAGGGGTATGCTGAGGTTTATGTGCAGGCTAGTGATGTTAAACCAGGGTTAATGATAAGGTTAATGGGGCTTGGTAATGTTAAGATCAATAGCATTAAGAATAATGAGGCTGAAGCTGACTTCACCGGGCAGAGTGTGGAGGATGCCAAGAAGGGTGAAGTACCCATAGTACAGTGGGTACCCGCGGATGCTGTTAATGCTGAGGTAATAATTCCCATTAATGTTGGGCAAATAACCGTGGATAATGGCCTTGTTGAACCAACTGTAGCTAAGCTGGAGCAGGGAACAGTAATGCAGTTCATAAGGTACGGCTTCGTTAAGATCATGGAGAACAATAAGGGTAAGTTAAGGTTAGTATATATCCATGATTAA
- a CDS encoding PUA domain-containing protein, translating to MARTRSKFLVNRALAIIAYVYGWGVASRLSNMDVEVEYYDALRRIKHVYVNGKVAFSIRASDGLLIPTVYGASLIDSWIRVNSETAQYVKQGRSVPVKGVVEVRNAVQNMDAAIIDEEGNVIGVGRLLIMPEEAKTVSRGFMVKTRHHIKLTNEQQK from the coding sequence GTGGCTAGGACTAGGAGTAAGTTTTTAGTGAATAGAGCCCTTGCAATAATAGCATATGTGTATGGATGGGGAGTTGCCAGTAGGTTGAGCAATATGGATGTTGAGGTGGAGTATTATGATGCATTAAGGAGGATTAAGCATGTTTATGTTAATGGTAAGGTAGCATTCAGTATTAGGGCTAGTGATGGTTTACTAATACCTACTGTTTACGGGGCATCATTAATAGACTCATGGATTAGGGTTAACAGTGAAACCGCCCAGTACGTTAAGCAGGGTAGGAGTGTTCCTGTTAAGGGTGTTGTTGAGGTTAGGAATGCTGTTCAAAACATGGATGCTGCAATCATTGATGAAGAGGGTAACGTAATAGGTGTGGGTAGGCTTTTAATAATGCCTGAAGAAGCGAAGACCGTTAGTAGGGGGTTTATGGTTAAGACAAGGCATCACATTAAATTAACCAATGAACAGCAGAAATAA
- a CDS encoding protein-L-isoaspartate(D-aspartate) O-methyltransferase translates to MELNDFEKARRRLVDDLKADGIIVSREVEKAMLSVPRHLFIPNYIRHYAYQDTPLVIMKGQTISAPHMVAIMCELIKPRRGMRILEVGAGTGYQACVCAKAIEDGVVYSVEIDPYIALYAAINVIHAGFSSMVKVYQGDGKLGLPKHAPFDAVLVTAAASTVPQPLLDQLAVGGVIVIPLKEDGYQKLYVMEKGKEGIRKRFITYVSFVDLK, encoded by the coding sequence GTGGAGTTGAATGACTTTGAGAAGGCTAGGAGGAGGCTTGTTGATGATCTTAAGGCGGATGGTATAATAGTTAGCAGGGAGGTTGAGAAAGCTATGTTAAGTGTGCCTAGGCACTTATTCATACCAAATTACATTAGGCATTACGCATATCAGGATACTCCCTTAGTTATAATGAAGGGGCAGACTATAAGTGCCCCCCATATGGTTGCAATAATGTGTGAGTTAATTAAACCTAGGAGGGGTATGAGGATTCTTGAGGTTGGTGCTGGTACTGGTTACCAGGCTTGCGTATGCGCTAAGGCTATTGAAGATGGTGTAGTTTACAGTGTGGAAATTGACCCATATATTGCCTTATACGCTGCCATTAATGTTATTCACGCAGGCTTCAGTAGTATGGTTAAGGTGTATCAGGGTGATGGTAAGCTTGGGTTACCTAAACATGCCCCCTTTGATGCGGTACTAGTTACTGCCGCAGCCTCCACTGTGCCTCAACCCCTCCTTGATCAATTAGCAGTAGGTGGTGTGATTGTCATACCACTTAAGGAGGATGGGTACCAGAAGCTCTACGTTATGGAGAAGGGTAAGGAAGGGATTAGAAAGAGATTTATAACCTACGTATCCTTCGTTGACCTAAAATGA
- a CDS encoding glycoside hydrolase family 1 protein: MSRIKIPSGFVIGAAMSAYQVEGNNTNADWWHYEGDRLPRSGSACDFWNRYRDDIELAASLGLRALRISIAWDRIMPSEGKVDDESMDRYIDMVKEIKGHGMEPIITLHHFVNPIWFTTRGGWVKEDNVKYFLDFVKYVVDSIGDRVKYWLTINEINLYPVLAYLLGVFPPFVMNMEYMWRALVNLLKANDKAYELVKKPSNQVGLVIHIMPAEPASKLSIADWGLAMGMNYVLNRMIVNTLAKGKLPNWLGGGEIGRLDYVGLNYYAVAKVKFNPLTMGELVTSRQNQRGWIINPSGLKRAIRLTRRIGKPIMITENGIATDNDNDRITYIEKHLTIAIKEKVMGYLYWSLLDNYEWEMGYRAKFGLVECDPATLTRRPRGSAYFLGKLANGGSI, encoded by the coding sequence ATGAGTAGGATAAAGATACCAAGTGGTTTCGTGATAGGCGCCGCAATGTCGGCGTACCAAGTGGAGGGTAATAATACTAATGCTGATTGGTGGCATTACGAGGGGGATAGGTTACCTAGGAGTGGCTCAGCATGTGACTTCTGGAATAGGTACAGGGATGATATTGAATTAGCGGCATCACTTGGGTTGAGGGCGCTTAGAATATCCATAGCCTGGGATAGAATCATGCCCAGTGAAGGTAAGGTTGATGATGAATCAATGGACAGGTACATAGACATGGTTAAGGAAATTAAGGGACATGGTATGGAACCCATAATTACACTACATCATTTCGTTAACCCAATCTGGTTCACAACAAGGGGTGGTTGGGTTAAGGAGGATAATGTGAAGTATTTCCTAGACTTCGTCAAGTATGTAGTGGATTCAATTGGTGATAGGGTTAAGTACTGGTTAACCATTAATGAAATTAACTTGTATCCAGTACTAGCATACCTATTAGGTGTCTTTCCACCCTTTGTAATGAACATGGAGTACATGTGGAGGGCATTAGTGAATCTACTTAAAGCCAACGATAAGGCCTACGAATTAGTTAAGAAGCCAAGTAACCAAGTTGGGTTAGTAATTCACATCATGCCTGCTGAACCAGCGTCAAAATTATCCATAGCAGACTGGGGATTAGCAATGGGTATGAACTACGTGTTGAATAGAATGATAGTGAATACTTTAGCAAAGGGGAAGTTACCCAATTGGCTTGGCGGTGGAGAGATTGGTAGACTGGATTACGTGGGGTTAAATTACTATGCAGTAGCTAAGGTTAAGTTTAATCCATTAACCATGGGTGAACTAGTAACCTCAAGGCAGAATCAAAGAGGCTGGATTATTAACCCAAGTGGCTTAAAGCGGGCTATAAGGCTTACTAGAAGAATAGGGAAGCCAATTATGATTACTGAGAATGGTATAGCTACGGATAATGATAATGATAGGATCACTTACATTGAGAAGCACTTAACCATAGCAATTAAGGAGAAGGTAATGGGCTACCTATATTGGAGTCTCCTCGATAACTACGAGTGGGAGATGGGTTATAGGGCTAAGTTCGGTCTAGTTGAATGTGATCCAGCAACCTTAACTAGGAGACCTAGAGGAAGCGCCTACTTCTTAGGTAAATTAGCTAACGGGGGTTCAATTTAA
- a CDS encoding DNA-directed RNA polymerase subunit L, translating to MPRIKVKSIKLSDNYMEVTVEGEDYTVMSPLLTYVLQDPEVEFATFDMDHPLLRNVTLKIRTRGKDPLKVLEDAVNRILNDIGELEGKLMPQLGVSNVETKEGQ from the coding sequence ATGCCTAGAATTAAGGTTAAGAGCATTAAACTGAGCGATAACTACATGGAGGTTACTGTTGAGGGTGAAGATTACACTGTTATGTCACCACTCTTAACGTATGTCCTCCAGGATCCTGAAGTTGAATTTGCGACATTTGACATGGATCATCCACTACTTAGAAATGTTACTCTTAAGATTAGGACTAGGGGGAAGGACCCGCTTAAGGTTCTTGAGGATGCAGTTAACAGGATACTTAATGATATAGGTGAATTAGAAGGTAAATTAATGCCCCAGTTGGGTGTTAGTAATGTGGAGACTAAGGAAGGGCAATAG